Below is a window of Candidatus Korarchaeota archaeon NZ13-K DNA.
TCGCCTTTTCGTCCATGTCCTTGATCCTCTCATCCAGCCTCTCCAGCTCGAACTCCAGCTTCTTCCTAGCTGCTATCGCCCTAGAGAGAGCGATCTCCACGTTGTGAAGCTGCTGAACAAGCTTATCATACGCATAATCCAGCTGCTCCCTGGGATCCTCGAACCTATCGAATAGCTTGTTCAACTTGGCCTCTATGTTCACCCTCAGCCTATCCCAGAATCCGGACATGAGATCACCTGGCCTCACCGCATGCGCGAGATAAAAACGTTGCCCGGCCGGGCTCCCCGAGGGAACCCTAAAAATTTTTGAGGATCACGCTGAATTGGCTGGGGGCCGAGAGGCCCTGTTGGAGAGCCTCTTCAATGACTCCCCGTACTGCCTCAATGAGAGGAGCGCTTGGGCCGCCCTCTCAGGAGTCGGGAAGATGGGCAGTCCCCTCATCTTCAGGTCCTTGAGGATCTCCTCCACTTCCCGCGTGGTGGGAACGGCCACAGCAACCAGAGGTATTTTAGATGAATTCAAGAGCTCGGATAAAGCCTCCAAGGTCCTTCTGGGCACCATCCCGGGCACCCCGAGGAGGGGTATCAGGAGCATAGCATCATACTCTCCGCTCTCCGAAAATACCCTCCCGACCTCTAGGAACTGCTCTGGTGTGGAATCGCCGGTTAAGTCGGTTGGATTGCCGATCGGATAGTAGGGGGGAAGCTTCTCCCTCAACTTCCTCTCCAGATCCTCCGAGGGTGGGTTCAGCCGGAAGCCCAAGGACTCGAGGGCATCAACGGCCAGTATCCCGAAGCCTCCCCCGTTCGTGATGACGATCACCCTGTCGCCCATCACTGGGGGCTGCGATGCCAGCGCCATGGGGGAGTCGAGGAACCCACTCAGATCGTTCACGATCACACCCCCGCTCTGCCTAACGGCTGATTGGAACACCTCGCTGCTTCCCGCCAGCGAACCCGTATGACTCTTAACGGCCCTATTGCCCGATTGGGTCTTCCCTCCCTTCAGCACCACGACAGGTTTCCTGGCGGATGCCCTCCTCACCGCCTCCATGAACCTCCTGCCGTCAGCGACGCTCTCTATGTAGGCGGCTATCACCTTGGTGTCCTCGTCCTCCGCGAGGTAATCTATCAGCTCCCCCTCGTCCACATCCGCCCTGTTACCGTAGCTCACGAACTTGCTGACCCCTATTCCCTCCTTCCTCATCATCGTGAGCACAGTGCTGCCCAGGCTCCCGCTCTGGGTGAGGAC
It encodes the following:
- a CDS encoding CoA-binding protein, giving the protein MSLDAFFRPRSVAIVGASRSEEKVGHVILRRMVEIGFQGRIYPVNPNVDEILNLKCYPSVSQIPDKLDLVIVAVRAEVTPGIVEEAAEKGAKGALVISGGFSEVGNYELERRLVETVRRHGMRLIGPNCLGIFDPKNKLDTLFLPESVIPRPGEGSVAVLTQSGSLGSTVLTMMRKEGIGVSKFVSYGNRADVDEGELIDYLAEDEDTKVIAAYIESVADGRRFMEAVRRASARKPVVVLKGGKTQSGNRAVKSHTGSLAGSSEVFQSAVRQSGGVIVNDLSGFLDSPMALASQPPVMGDRVIVITNGGGFGILAVDALESLGFRLNPPSEDLERKLREKLPPYYPIGNPTDLTGDSTPEQFLEVGRVFSESGEYDAMLLIPLLGVPGMVPRRTLEALSELLNSSKIPLVAVAVPTTREVEEILKDLKMRGLPIFPTPERAAQALLSLRQYGESLKRLSNRASRPPANSA